The Leptotrichia trevisanii DSM 22070 genome includes a region encoding these proteins:
- the queA gene encoding tRNA preQ1(34) S-adenosylmethionine ribosyltransferase-isomerase QueA translates to MKISDFDFELPEELIAQHAVNPRDHSKLLVLNKKEKTLEHKKFYNIIDYLKKDDILVINRTKVIPARLFGHKENGVVLECFLLKRYDMYTWEVLLKPAKKLKIGQKLIFLEEVLEAELLEIKEDGNRIIKFSFEGRFEEILDKLGEMPLPPYIMEKLEDKNRYQTVYAKEGESVAAPTAGLHFTNELLEKIREKGVIIAEVFLDVGLGTFRPVQVENVLDHKMHSEKYRIPEETAKIINEAKEKGNRVIAVGTTSVRTLESSVDENGKLIASEGDTNIFIYGDYNFKIVDAIITNFHLPKSTLIMLISSFGGKEFVFEAYKKAIEEKYRFYSFGDSMFIY, encoded by the coding sequence ATGAAAATTTCAGATTTTGATTTTGAACTACCTGAGGAGCTGATAGCACAGCATGCTGTAAATCCGAGAGATCATTCAAAATTGTTAGTATTAAATAAAAAAGAAAAAACACTGGAACATAAAAAATTTTATAATATTATAGATTATTTAAAAAAAGATGATATTCTTGTAATTAATCGTACAAAAGTTATTCCTGCAAGACTGTTTGGGCATAAGGAAAATGGGGTTGTATTAGAATGTTTCCTTTTAAAAAGATACGATATGTATACATGGGAAGTTTTGTTAAAGCCTGCAAAAAAATTGAAAATTGGACAGAAACTTATATTTCTGGAAGAGGTTTTGGAGGCAGAACTTTTGGAAATCAAGGAAGATGGGAACAGAATTATAAAATTCAGTTTTGAAGGTAGATTTGAGGAAATTTTGGATAAATTGGGAGAAATGCCTCTTCCTCCATATATTATGGAAAAATTGGAGGATAAAAACCGATACCAGACTGTTTACGCTAAAGAGGGGGAATCTGTAGCCGCACCGACTGCGGGACTTCATTTTACAAATGAACTTCTGGAAAAAATTCGTGAAAAGGGAGTTATTATTGCAGAAGTATTTCTGGATGTGGGACTTGGGACATTTCGTCCAGTGCAGGTAGAAAATGTGCTGGATCATAAAATGCACAGCGAAAAATATCGAATCCCTGAAGAAACAGCTAAAATTATTAATGAAGCAAAAGAAAAAGGAAATCGAGTAATTGCGGTAGGAACGACATCAGTGAGAACATTGGAATCTTCTGTTGATGAAAATGGTAAATTAATAGCCTCTGAAGGGGATACAAATATCTTTATTTATGGAGATTATAATTTTAAAATTGTTGATGCAATAATTACAAATTTTCATTTGCCAAAATCTACTTTAATTATGTTAATTTCATCGTTTGGTGGTAAGGAGTTTGTTTTTGAGGCTTATAAGAAAGCTATTGAAGAAAAATATAGATTTTATAGTTTTGGAGATTCGATGTTTATTTATTAA
- the prmC gene encoding peptide chain release factor N(5)-glutamine methyltransferase, with product MNNLLDILNKSVNYLEKKNIKNAKLKAESVISEVMGMERIMLYAEFERMLSEDELKKIREKLNDVINNNKKISDNNDFENMEKSEKQLKLLLDKSILYLEKNSIAESKLIAEIVFSHVLDVDRMMLFTRYKDEIEDEKIERIRYFIQKIGREKFPVQYLLNEQEFYGRKFYVDKGVLIPRQDTEVLVEKMIGILKNNILKNKNFEKNSKIHPKILDIGVGSGIIGITAALEIEDSYVLGVDISEKALETAEKNKQLLKVSNIKFLKSNLFENVEFKQFDMIVSNPPYISLNEAGIMSDDTLLHEPSEALFAENDGLYFYYEICQKAADYLADFGYLLFEIGYRQGKNIAKIMTSSGFKNVEVIKDLAGLDRVVVGQKIINKIEDKQID from the coding sequence ATGAATAATTTGCTGGATATTTTAAATAAATCGGTTAATTATTTGGAAAAAAAAAATATAAAAAATGCCAAATTGAAAGCTGAAAGTGTAATTTCGGAAGTAATGGGAATGGAAAGAATAATGCTTTATGCTGAATTTGAGCGTATGTTATCAGAAGATGAGTTGAAAAAAATTAGAGAAAAACTAAATGATGTGATAAACAATAATAAAAAAATATCTGACAATAATGATTTTGAAAATATGGAAAAATCTGAAAAGCAGTTAAAATTACTGCTTGATAAAAGTATTTTGTATCTTGAAAAAAATAGTATTGCTGAAAGTAAATTAATTGCTGAAATTGTATTTTCACATGTTTTAGATGTGGATAGAATGATGCTTTTTACAAGGTATAAAGATGAAATTGAAGATGAAAAAATTGAAAGAATCAGATATTTTATTCAAAAAATTGGACGTGAAAAATTTCCAGTTCAGTATTTGCTGAATGAGCAGGAATTTTATGGAAGAAAATTTTACGTTGACAAGGGAGTTTTAATTCCACGTCAGGATACAGAAGTTTTGGTTGAAAAAATGATTGGTATTTTAAAAAATAACATTCTAAAAAATAAAAATTTTGAAAAAAATTCAAAAATTCATCCCAAAATACTTGATATTGGCGTTGGAAGTGGTATAATAGGAATAACAGCCGCATTGGAAATAGAAGATTCCTATGTATTAGGCGTGGATATTTCTGAAAAGGCACTTGAAACTGCTGAAAAAAATAAACAACTTTTGAAAGTTTCAAATATAAAATTTTTAAAATCAAACTTATTTGAAAATGTTGAATTTAAGCAGTTTGATATGATAGTGTCAAATCCACCATATATTTCCCTTAATGAAGCTGGTATTATGTCAGATGACACTTTATTACATGAGCCAAGTGAAGCACTTTTTGCAGAAAATGACGGATTATATTTCTATTATGAGATTTGTCAGAAGGCAGCCGATTATTTAGCTGATTTTGGATATTTGTTATTTGAGATTGGATATAGGCAGGGGAAAAATATTGCTAAGATTATGACAAGCTCAGGTTTTAAAAATGTGGAAGTTATAAAGGATTTAGCTGGATTGGATAGAGTTGTCGTGGGACAGAAAATTATAAATAAAATTGAAGATAAACAAATAGATTAA
- the prfA gene encoding peptide chain release factor 1, giving the protein MFQKLDDVVLKHKELTEMLMDPEVVSDPKKIMEYNKALNSIDEVVQKYTYYKNRKEEMESLKEDLKAEKDAEMKEMMLEEIHSIEEEIPQLEEELKILLLPKDPNDDKNVIMEIRAGAGGDEAALFAADIFRMFTRYAERNRWKTEVIDKSEIGVGGLKEVTFLIKGHGAYSRLKFESGVHRVQRVPATESSGRVHTSTITVAVLPEIDDVSEVEINPSDLKIDTYRSSGAGGQHVNTTDSAVRITHLPTGLVVTSQDGRSQIKNKEAAMKVLASKLYEMEYEKQRSAVENERRSQVGSGDRSEKIRTYNFPQGRVTDHRIKLTLHRLDGVLDGDLDEMIDALIAYEQAELLKEVGNSNE; this is encoded by the coding sequence ATGTTTCAAAAATTAGACGATGTTGTCTTAAAGCATAAGGAACTTACAGAAATGCTTATGGATCCTGAAGTTGTTTCAGATCCAAAGAAAATTATGGAGTACAATAAGGCTTTAAACAGTATTGATGAAGTTGTTCAAAAATATACATATTACAAAAATCGTAAAGAGGAAATGGAAAGCCTGAAGGAAGATTTAAAAGCTGAAAAAGATGCAGAAATGAAGGAAATGATGCTTGAGGAGATTCATTCAATTGAAGAAGAAATCCCACAGCTTGAAGAAGAATTAAAAATACTCTTACTTCCAAAAGATCCTAACGATGATAAAAATGTTATTATGGAAATCCGTGCAGGAGCAGGTGGAGATGAAGCGGCATTATTTGCAGCTGATATTTTCAGAATGTTTACAAGATATGCAGAAAGAAACCGTTGGAAAACTGAAGTCATTGACAAAAGTGAAATTGGGGTTGGGGGATTGAAGGAAGTAACATTTTTAATTAAAGGGCACGGTGCTTATTCAAGATTGAAATTTGAAAGCGGAGTTCACCGTGTACAAAGGGTGCCGGCTACTGAGTCTTCTGGAAGGGTTCACACGTCTACAATTACAGTTGCGGTACTTCCCGAAATAGATGATGTAAGTGAAGTTGAAATTAATCCAAGTGACTTAAAGATTGACACATATAGATCAAGTGGTGCGGGTGGACAACACGTAAATACTACTGATTCTGCCGTAAGAATTACTCACTTGCCAACTGGACTTGTGGTAACTTCACAAGATGGACGTTCACAAATAAAAAATAAGGAAGCTGCAATGAAAGTATTGGCTTCTAAACTGTATGAAATGGAATATGAAAAACAAAGAAGTGCAGTTGAAAATGAAAGACGTTCGCAAGTTGGAAGTGGAGATAGATCTGAAAAAATTAGAACTTATAACTTTCCACAAGGAAGGGTTACGGATCACAGGATTAAATTGACGCTTCATAGGCTGGATGGCGTTTTGGATGGAGATTTAGATGAAATGATAGATGCCCTAATTGCCTATGAACAGGCGGAATTATTGAAAGAAGTTGGAAATAGCAATGAATAA
- a CDS encoding diacylglycerol kinase: MQKGVKILKEKNKKEKKSIFWLFHRKDRYNWDIKKERARDKRLVDSFNFAIEGMISALQNEKHMKVHILAAIIIVILAIVINASKVEILIISLSVSFVIITELINTAVEALVDLISPERHPLAKLAKDVAAGAVLIAAINALCVGYLLFYDKLLDIFDGTNKLHIIAGRKGNISILILILVGILVIVLKSFFQKGTPLEGGMPSGHSAIAFAAFGILLFMTPDIRILILGFFMAGLVAQSRVKSGIHSIREVLAGGLLGFSVAFIILFVMLQFGILYN; the protein is encoded by the coding sequence ATGCAGAAAGGAGTAAAAATTTTGAAAGAAAAAAATAAAAAAGAGAAAAAATCAATATTTTGGTTATTTCATAGGAAAGATAGATATAATTGGGATATAAAGAAGGAAAGGGCAAGGGACAAAAGGCTTGTAGACAGTTTTAATTTTGCAATTGAGGGGATGATTTCGGCATTGCAGAATGAAAAGCATATGAAGGTTCATATACTTGCGGCAATTATTATTGTGATTTTGGCAATTGTAATAAATGCGAGCAAAGTGGAAATTCTTATAATTTCGTTGTCTGTGTCTTTTGTAATAATTACGGAACTTATAAATACAGCGGTTGAGGCACTTGTGGATTTGATTTCTCCAGAAAGACATCCGCTTGCAAAACTGGCTAAGGATGTGGCGGCTGGAGCAGTTCTGATTGCTGCGATAAATGCACTTTGTGTGGGATATTTGCTTTTTTATGATAAATTGCTGGATATTTTTGATGGTACGAATAAATTGCATATTATAGCAGGACGAAAAGGTAATATTTCGATTTTGATATTGATTCTGGTTGGAATTTTAGTAATTGTCCTAAAATCATTTTTTCAAAAGGGGACACCACTTGAAGGTGGAATGCCGAGTGGACATAGTGCAATAGCTTTTGCGGCTTTTGGAATACTGCTTTTTATGACACCTGATATAAGAATATTGATTTTAGGATTCTTTATGGCGGGACTTGTAGCACAGAGCCGTGTTAAATCTGGGATTCATAGCATAAGGGAAGTTCTGGCAGGTGGACTGCTTGGATTTTCAGTTGCATTTATTATATTATTTGTGATGTTGCAATTTGGGATTTTGTATAATTAA
- the ybeY gene encoding rRNA maturation RNase YbeY has translation MLDIDITYDIEQIDNFFDEEKIKEFVSYILKDEYKKEFDKNEYYLSLLITTNAQIQEINREYRQKNAPTDVISFAYNETENFGAVNMLGDIVISIERVKEQSSEYGHSDEREFYYVLCHGMLHLLGYDHIEEEDKVVMRRREEKILSKFNYNR, from the coding sequence ATGCTGGATATTGATATAACTTATGATATTGAACAAATTGACAATTTTTTTGATGAAGAAAAAATAAAGGAATTTGTCAGTTACATTTTAAAAGATGAATACAAAAAAGAATTTGATAAAAATGAATATTATTTATCATTATTAATCACAACAAACGCACAAATTCAGGAAATAAATCGTGAATACCGTCAAAAAAATGCTCCAACCGACGTAATTTCCTTCGCCTACAATGAAACCGAAAACTTTGGAGCAGTAAATATGTTAGGCGATATTGTAATTTCGATCGAGCGTGTAAAAGAGCAATCTAGTGAATACGGACATTCTGACGAGCGGGAATTTTATTATGTTTTGTGTCACGGGATGTTGCATTTATTGGGATATGATCATATTGAAGAGGAAGATAAAGTTGTTATGAGAAGAAGAGAAGAAAAAATTTTGAGTAAATTTAATTATAACAGATAA
- a CDS encoding HD family phosphohydrolase, which yields MRVNIRGREFVFEVKEKKSKSNGTQYSGKNRFMFRFIVLMITFMIFGIIIEMSRLNVNYVVGSIAKSDIVAYKNVSYFVDILDDSIEEKITKTTQPEFDKIKDVNKQTVISLNKFLRDIRNMKPFDDATISRYIKENEYTFTIDDIKEIARRTENVEYSINLMDIISEIYSNGIYKMENLSKIIRKKDIKADTIDMKVLQNFIKPNLVINEAATKKKIADNMMSLRDKEIKIYKGDIIVKKGEIIDSDTFLKLEKLNLVRNGDKFRKTVGLATTFSLLMTLIYYLLRKNARKVMESKAFYPTLITIIFVNTIYILFLNNEFFIYLLPFAMLPIISTILGNRAYAIIMTFSNMIVLSREESWLLVTIAVSLVAVYKAANLVSRSDIVKLSFFLGIFQALLSFSYGLVNQSSFGLMMLMIVFSVFSGILTGMLSLAVLPYFEDYFEILTTMKLLELSDFSHTLLKQLLMKAPGTFHHSIMVGALAEGAAESIGANATFARIASYYHDIGKMKRPEFFVENQQNGDNPHNKIRPSLSALILTSHTKDGYIMGKENKLPKEILDVILEHHGTTLTQYFYYKALESGEEVVESNFRYSGPKPRTKESGIILLADTVEAATRTLENKSKEGIENFIRYLVKSKMDDKQLSDSDLTLGEIEKVVQSFINTLQGVYHERIKYPKMDEKMKKN from the coding sequence ATGAGAGTAAATATACGAGGGCGGGAATTTGTTTTTGAAGTAAAGGAAAAAAAGTCTAAAAGCAATGGAACACAGTATAGTGGCAAAAACAGATTTATGTTCAGGTTTATTGTTTTAATGATAACATTTATGATATTTGGTATAATTATCGAAATGTCAAGGCTGAATGTGAATTATGTTGTTGGAAGCATTGCAAAATCGGATATTGTGGCGTATAAGAATGTATCTTATTTTGTGGATATTCTGGATGACAGTATTGAAGAAAAAATAACGAAGACGACACAGCCTGAATTTGATAAAATAAAGGATGTAAACAAGCAAACTGTAATTTCACTTAATAAATTTTTACGTGATATACGAAATATGAAACCGTTTGATGATGCGACAATTAGCAGATACATAAAGGAAAATGAGTATACATTTACGATTGATGACATTAAGGAAATAGCGAGAAGGACAGAAAATGTCGAATATTCTATAAATTTAATGGACATAATATCAGAAATTTACAGCAACGGAATTTATAAAATGGAAAATTTATCCAAAATAATCCGAAAAAAAGATATAAAGGCAGATACCATTGATATGAAAGTCCTGCAAAATTTTATAAAGCCCAACCTTGTTATAAATGAGGCGGCTACAAAGAAAAAAATCGCAGATAATATGATGTCGTTGCGAGATAAGGAAATCAAGATTTACAAAGGGGATATTATTGTAAAAAAAGGTGAAATCATTGATTCTGATACATTTTTGAAGCTGGAAAAATTGAATCTCGTAAGAAATGGGGATAAGTTTAGAAAAACTGTTGGACTTGCTACCACTTTTTCGTTACTTATGACATTAATTTATTATTTGCTGCGAAAAAATGCAAGAAAAGTTATGGAATCAAAGGCATTTTATCCAACACTCATTACAATAATATTTGTAAATACGATTTATATTTTGTTTTTGAACAATGAATTTTTTATTTATTTGCTTCCATTTGCAATGCTTCCAATTATATCAACAATCTTGGGAAACAGGGCATATGCAATTATAATGACATTTTCAAATATGATTGTCCTATCACGGGAAGAATCGTGGCTTCTAGTTACAATAGCGGTTTCGCTAGTTGCAGTTTACAAAGCTGCAAATCTTGTGAGCAGAAGTGATATTGTGAAATTGAGTTTCTTTTTGGGAATATTTCAGGCTCTGCTGTCATTCAGCTATGGGCTGGTTAATCAGTCAAGTTTTGGATTGATGATGTTAATGATAGTATTTTCAGTATTTTCAGGAATTCTGACTGGAATGCTGTCACTTGCGGTATTACCATATTTTGAAGATTACTTTGAAATTTTAACAACAATGAAATTGCTTGAATTAAGTGATTTTTCACATACACTGCTTAAACAGCTGCTTATGAAAGCACCGGGAACTTTTCATCACAGCATAATGGTTGGAGCGTTGGCGGAAGGAGCGGCTGAAAGCATAGGGGCAAATGCCACATTTGCAAGAATAGCCTCATATTACCACGATATAGGGAAAATGAAGCGGCCAGAATTTTTTGTGGAAAATCAGCAAAATGGAGACAATCCGCATAACAAGATAAGACCATCGTTAAGTGCATTAATACTGACTTCACACACAAAAGACGGCTACATTATGGGAAAAGAAAACAAATTGCCAAAAGAGATTCTGGATGTAATACTGGAACATCACGGAACAACCTTGACACAATATTTTTACTATAAAGCGTTGGAAAGTGGAGAAGAAGTTGTAGAAAGTAATTTCAGATACAGCGGGCCTAAGCCTAGAACAAAGGAATCAGGAATAATTCTACTGGCGGACACGGTGGAGGCGGCTACAAGAACTCTTGAAAATAAAAGTAAGGAAGGAATCGAAAACTTTATTCGTTATTTAGTAAAATCAAAAATGGACGATAAACAGTTGAGTGATTCTGACTTGACTCTGGGAGAAATAGAAAAGGTGGTGCAATCCTTTATAAATACATTACAGGGAGTTTATCACGAAAGAATAAAATATCCGAAAATGGATGAAAAAATGAAAAAAAATTAA
- a CDS encoding helicase C-terminal domain-containing protein gives MKVAEFISAGTMEKMRLEISESGGNEVFFRGIPDGEGIVADVEVIARGNSGSVAALLNMMRKNEVIIHNHPSGVLIPSDEDVNISSMYGEVGGASYIVNNAVDDIYVIVPLKEFIKIDIDEYFGENGVIHRNFGKFEVRKEQYEMAKFIENSMNENKKLIVEAGTGTGKTIAYLLPTLLYAIENNLKVIVSTNTINLQEQLINKDIPLLRKIIDEDFNYQIVKGRGNYLCKRKLYNIDVTEKETDTEEEKTEKNIIRNLIDWDKNVTRTGDRNELKYEISNSMWEKVNSEADMCKGVKCPYYSKCHFFNARKNVADATLLIVNHHMFFADLAIRNQTGFYTNYSILPNYDIVVFDEAHNIEDTARNYFTFETSKISFGRLMGHIYNKRVVNSSNGGAIVRVMTYLNESLSSEEYEKVDELKEDVIAELNTFYDKGIDIFDKLIYLFSENNDNREIKIKIDKQKMRSNKAFREVMEINSQFKESYGNLVIKINKFLNKVNNYNLEDKEGFLFEFSRYYERLKQYYKKFEFILEGKEEGYVYWANVTTVRPNVKLYATPFDISDELNDNLFTKMDRMIFTSATLAVDNRFDYYKKSIGLMKENRRKIDERIVKSPFDYERQMKVYIPEDALDPTNVEFLRDLEEFIEGVIKSTKGHCFLLFTSYSALNFLYNQLKSHFSEKEYTLIKQNDFPRHEMIEIFKNSKNPILFGTDSFWEGVDVQGEQLKSVIITKLPFKVPNDPVTEAIIENIRKNGQNPFNDYQVPQAVIKFKQGVGRLIRSKTDSGNIVILDNRIIKKMYGKKFLTALPRNKVVESKNDILKRMK, from the coding sequence ATGAAAGTTGCTGAATTTATTAGTGCGGGGACAATGGAAAAAATGCGTCTGGAAATCAGTGAATCTGGTGGAAATGAAGTGTTTTTTCGGGGGATTCCTGATGGGGAAGGGATTGTTGCAGATGTAGAAGTGATAGCACGGGGAAATTCTGGCTCTGTTGCCGCATTATTAAATATGATGAGAAAAAATGAGGTTATAATACATAATCATCCGTCTGGAGTGCTGATTCCATCAGATGAGGATGTGAATATTTCCAGCATGTATGGGGAAGTTGGAGGAGCTTCGTACATTGTGAATAATGCTGTGGATGATATTTATGTGATTGTGCCGCTAAAGGAATTTATAAAAATAGATATAGATGAATATTTTGGGGAGAATGGGGTTATTCATAGGAATTTTGGCAAGTTTGAGGTACGGAAAGAACAGTATGAGATGGCAAAATTCATTGAAAATAGCATGAATGAGAATAAGAAGCTGATAGTTGAGGCTGGGACTGGGACTGGAAAGACGATTGCTTATTTACTGCCTACGTTACTTTATGCCATTGAAAATAATCTGAAAGTGATAGTTTCCACAAATACAATTAACTTGCAGGAACAGCTTATTAATAAGGATATTCCACTTTTAAGGAAAATTATTGATGAGGATTTTAATTATCAGATTGTAAAGGGGCGAGGGAATTATCTTTGCAAGAGAAAACTTTATAATATCGATGTTACGGAGAAGGAAACAGACACGGAAGAGGAAAAAACTGAAAAAAACATTATAAGAAATCTTATTGACTGGGATAAAAATGTTACGAGAACAGGTGACAGGAATGAGCTGAAATATGAGATTTCAAACAGTATGTGGGAAAAAGTAAACAGTGAAGCTGATATGTGCAAAGGTGTGAAATGTCCGTATTATTCAAAATGCCACTTTTTTAACGCAAGAAAAAATGTTGCAGATGCTACACTTCTTATTGTAAACCATCATATGTTTTTTGCCGATTTAGCAATTAGGAATCAAACAGGATTTTATACAAATTATTCGATTTTGCCGAATTATGATATTGTCGTTTTTGATGAGGCTCACAATATCGAAGATACAGCTCGAAATTATTTTACTTTTGAAACGTCAAAAATATCGTTTGGACGGCTTATGGGGCATATTTATAATAAACGTGTGGTAAATTCCAGCAATGGTGGGGCTATTGTAAGGGTGATGACTTATCTGAATGAAAGTCTTTCAAGTGAAGAATATGAGAAAGTCGATGAATTAAAGGAAGATGTTATTGCAGAATTGAACACGTTTTATGACAAGGGAATAGATATTTTTGATAAATTAATTTATCTTTTTTCGGAAAATAATGACAACAGGGAAATCAAGATAAAGATTGATAAGCAGAAAATGCGAAGTAATAAGGCTTTTCGTGAAGTTATGGAAATTAATAGTCAGTTTAAGGAAAGTTATGGAAATCTAGTTATAAAAATTAATAAATTTTTGAATAAAGTGAATAATTATAATCTTGAAGATAAAGAGGGATTTTTATTTGAATTTTCGAGATATTATGAAAGACTGAAGCAGTATTACAAGAAGTTTGAGTTTATTCTGGAGGGAAAAGAGGAAGGCTATGTTTACTGGGCTAATGTTACTACAGTCCGTCCAAATGTGAAATTATATGCGACGCCTTTTGATATTTCGGATGAACTGAATGATAACTTGTTTACGAAAATGGACAGGATGATTTTTACTTCGGCGACACTTGCTGTTGACAATAGGTTTGACTATTATAAAAAAAGCATTGGGCTTATGAAGGAAAATCGCAGGAAAATAGACGAAAGAATTGTAAAATCGCCATTTGATTATGAAAGACAGATGAAAGTCTATATTCCAGAAGATGCGCTTGATCCGACAAATGTTGAATTTCTGCGGGATTTGGAAGAATTTATTGAAGGCGTGATAAAAAGTACAAAAGGACATTGTTTTTTATTATTTACTTCATATAGTGCCTTGAACTTTTTGTACAATCAGTTAAAATCACATTTTTCAGAAAAGGAATATACGCTTATAAAGCAAAATGACTTTCCACGTCACGAAATGATAGAAATATTTAAAAATTCTAAAAATCCGATATTGTTTGGGACAGACAGCTTTTGGGAAGGTGTCGATGTGCAGGGAGAACAGCTGAAATCAGTAATTATTACAAAATTGCCGTTTAAAGTGCCAAATGATCCTGTAACGGAGGCAATCATTGAAAATATTAGAAAAAATGGGCAAAACCCGTTTAATGATTATCAGGTTCCGCAAGCTGTGATTAAATTTAAGCAGGGAGTTGGCAGGCTTATTAGAAGCAAGACGGACAGCGGAAATATTGTTATCCTTGATAACAGAATAATAAAAAAAATGTATGGAAAGAAATTTTTGACGGCTTTGCCACGAAATAAGGTGGTGGAAAGTAAAAATGATATTTTAAAAAGGATGAAGTAA
- a CDS encoding MliC family protein: MKSTKRMVLTTLVGVLALSSIGFSAARAKSSKKASNLTRKFSCSSRNVTVQNLSTDRVKVTDENGKVYNLKLTKSGSGEEYTGGGVSIHIKGNDAVFTKSGSDESCYMTGNGNSSSSNQSSSNHLLRKYSCDGNQDVTVENLSTDKVKLADGYGGIYTLNSATSGSGEKYSNGNISIHMKGNDAIYTENGKDKSCSLQNSGHGSINE, translated from the coding sequence ATGAAATCAACAAAAAGAATGGTTTTAACAACTTTAGTTGGAGTTTTGGCTCTTAGTTCTATTGGTTTTTCAGCAGCGAGAGCAAAATCTTCAAAAAAAGCATCAAATTTGACAAGAAAATTCAGCTGTAGCAGCAGAAATGTAACAGTACAGAATCTTTCAACAGACAGAGTAAAAGTGACAGATGAAAATGGAAAAGTTTACAATCTGAAATTAACAAAATCTGGTAGTGGAGAAGAGTACACAGGTGGAGGAGTTTCAATTCACATAAAGGGAAATGATGCAGTATTCACAAAGAGTGGAAGTGATGAAAGCTGCTATATGACAGGAAATGGTAACTCAAGCAGCAGCAACCAAAGTTCCAGTAATCATTTGCTAAGAAAATACAGCTGTGATGGAAATCAAGATGTAACAGTTGAAAATCTTTCAACAGATAAAGTAAAACTGGCTGACGGTTATGGTGGAATCTACACTTTAAATTCAGCGACTTCCGGTAGTGGAGAAAAATATTCAAATGGAAATATTTCAATCCACATGAAAGGTAATGACGCTATCTATACAGAAAATGGAAAAGATAAAAGTTGTAGCCTTCAAAACTCAGGGCATGGTTCAATTAACGAATAA
- a CDS encoding YitT family protein produces MRKKTIFTLIKDYFLIGLGTFILAFGLHFFFFQNKIASGGVTGLALVVNSIFHISTGLFVAVSNFILFALAFIVISGQFGLKSIYATVLLSIFLSFFEKFYPNYALTHDLILATIFGSALCALGVTIIYLYEASTGGTSIIARILTKYCHISYGMSSFIVDAIVTLLAIFAFGVELGLVGLLSVYVTGFIIDKFIEGFNSRKQIMIITSNKDIVLNYILKDFDRGCTVLKGVGGYSGAEKDILLTIIERRQFIQLRKFLKTHDPTSFVTVTDTTKVFGEGFDQLH; encoded by the coding sequence ATGAGAAAAAAAACAATTTTCACATTGATTAAGGACTATTTTTTAATTGGACTGGGAACTTTTATTCTGGCATTTGGATTACATTTTTTCTTTTTCCAGAATAAAATAGCAAGTGGAGGAGTAACAGGGCTGGCACTTGTTGTAAACAGCATTTTTCACATTTCAACAGGGTTATTTGTCGCAGTTAGCAATTTTATCCTGTTTGCACTTGCATTTATCGTAATCAGCGGGCAATTTGGCTTAAAAAGCATTTATGCTACGGTGCTTTTATCAATCTTTCTTTCATTTTTTGAAAAATTTTATCCCAATTATGCCCTTACTCACGACTTAATTTTAGCCACAATTTTTGGAAGTGCATTGTGTGCTTTGGGAGTAACGATTATTTATTTGTACGAAGCCTCGACTGGCGGCACTTCAATCATTGCGAGAATCCTTACAAAATATTGCCACATCAGCTACGGAATGTCAAGTTTCATTGTAGATGCAATTGTTACTCTTCTGGCAATTTTCGCCTTTGGAGTCGAACTGGGGCTTGTGGGACTTTTAAGTGTCTATGTAACTGGATTTATCATTGACAAGTTTATTGAAGGATTTAATTCACGTAAGCAGATTATGATTATCACATCAAACAAGGACATCGTGCTAAACTACATTTTAAAGGATTTTGACAGAGGATGCACCGTACTTAAAGGAGTTGGAGGTTATTCTGGTGCTGAAAAGGACATTTTACTCACGATTATCGAAAGAAGGCAGTTTATTCAGTTAAGAAAATTCCTAAAAACCCATGATCCAACTTCCTTTGTAACAGTAACTGACACGACAAAAGTTTTTGGAGAAGGTTTCGATCAATTACATTAA